A genomic stretch from Petrimonas mucosa includes:
- the rpsI gene encoding 30S ribosomal protein S9 → MDVINSIGRRKAAVARVFMSEGSGKITINKRELENYFPSSILQFIVKQPLNKLNVTEKYDIKINLKGGGYKGQSEAARLAIARALVKLNPEDKPALRAEGFMTRDPRVVERKKPGRPGARKRFQFSKR, encoded by the coding sequence ATGGACGTAATAAATTCAATTGGAAGACGCAAAGCCGCTGTAGCTCGTGTATTCATGAGTGAAGGTTCGGGTAAGATCACGATCAACAAACGCGAACTTGAGAACTATTTCCCCTCATCCATTCTGCAGTTCATCGTTAAACAACCGTTGAACAAACTCAACGTGACTGAGAAATACGATATCAAGATCAACCTGAAAGGTGGTGGATACAAAGGGCAATCGGAAGCAGCCAGACTGGCTATTGCACGCGCACTGGTGAAGCTGAACCCCGAGGACAAGCCGGCATTGAGAGCCGAAGGCTTCATGACCCGCGATCCCCGTGTTGTTGAACGTAAAAAACCAGGGCGTCCCGGAGCAAGGAAGAGATTCCAGTTCTCGAAACGTTAA
- the rplM gene encoding 50S ribosomal protein L13, which translates to MNTLSYKTISVNKETAQKEWVVVDASGQSLGRISSKVAKLLRGKYKPSFTPHVDCGDNVIIVNADKVELTGNKWTDRIYLRYSGYPGGQKESTPADLMKKSPDKLFRKVIKGMLPKNKLGAAILNNLYVYAGSEHPHQAQKPKQIDINTLK; encoded by the coding sequence GTGAATACGTTAAGTTATAAAACCATTTCCGTTAACAAAGAAACGGCTCAGAAAGAATGGGTTGTGGTCGATGCGAGCGGCCAGTCGTTAGGACGAATCAGTTCTAAGGTGGCAAAATTGCTGAGAGGCAAGTACAAACCGAGCTTCACACCGCATGTAGATTGTGGAGACAATGTGATCATCGTGAATGCGGACAAAGTTGAACTCACAGGTAATAAATGGACAGACCGGATCTACCTGCGTTATTCAGGCTACCCCGGCGGTCAGAAGGAATCTACTCCTGCCGACCTGATGAAGAAAAGTCCCGACAAGCTTTTCCGTAAAGTGATTAAAGGAATGTTGCCAAAGAATAAACTTGGCGCTGCAATCCTGAACAACCTGTACGTGTATGCCGGAAGCGAACATCCGCATCAAGCTCAGAAACCGAAACAAATAGATATTAATACACTCAAATAA
- a CDS encoding IS30 family transposase, which produces MKKYKQLTSEQRYAIYLGLENGDTQRTIASLIGVSPSAVSRELQRNKDKRGGYSWRLAHEMAMERRERLPGNRSTPERITEMLEAPVYFTDPYSAWQKGSIENANKLIRQYIPKGASFKDYPPDRLKRIQHRLNERPRKKLDFNTPKVEFYKQLM; this is translated from the coding sequence ATGAAAAAATACAAACAGTTAACTTCAGAACAAAGGTACGCGATTTATTTAGGTTTAGAAAACGGTGACACCCAGCGGACGATCGCGAGCTTGATAGGTGTCAGTCCTTCAGCGGTGTCCAGGGAGTTGCAGCGCAACAAGGACAAGCGCGGGGGCTACTCGTGGCGACTGGCCCACGAGATGGCGATGGAGAGAAGGGAACGCCTGCCCGGCAACCGGTCCACCCCGGAACGGATCACGGAGATGCTGGAAGCCCCGGTGTACTTCACCGACCCCTATTCGGCATGGCAAAAAGGATCGATCGAAAACGCGAACAAGCTCATCCGGCAATACATCCCCAAGGGGGCGTCCTTCAAGGACTATCCACCCGACAGATTGAAGCGGATACAGCACAGGCTGAATGAAAGACCGAGGAAAAAATTGGACTTTAACACACCCAAAGTTGAGTTTTACAAACAATTAATGTAA
- a CDS encoding LamG domain-containing protein codes for MRIISFTMTLLLMLWLTACSNQEVVDKEPEATPARLLKLKASMPGEGTKSGTLSTRLTFTETEEGTITVQWKTGDKINLCFVSEDGTVVRTVPDVPVANISENGKYADFEIIIPEAITGTFHLYGIYGAPFSEANSSIVVLPAPAGSSSGTALNDTEAVSVMRFAAENLTETSSPQVSFSHIGSIFSVWIYNNTTSPLNVNQIKVSSENHGFQWLKNSSGQALFNLADNQFIAPNVGSDLLFSSSSLSIAPYTTRRLYRWVVPGDAIDSSDTSKKIDFSCYTGSYFVNTVSARTLLAGKYYRLKMVWDGSIFSNIKTPTENNLVAYWPFDGNVEDAVGSNHGTLYGNVTLTTGRKGDVDGAYHLDGSKGDYIRCVTPGITGSAARTISLWAKADALSTSVQALVAYGEDDGSFFYGRRFEISLKTGNLVFDKGGTQISKPSSFVINNRWNHYTIVYKGREAGETVDTLYFYVNGTYLSPLYTSSTQLVNTTPQHPIYFGSLYDKQRYFKGAIDEVRMYDRALSPSEAKGLYYKDWSN; via the coding sequence ATGAGAATAATCAGTTTCACTATGACTCTATTGCTGATGCTGTGGTTAACTGCCTGCAGCAATCAGGAGGTTGTTGACAAGGAACCGGAAGCGACACCGGCTCGTCTCCTCAAATTGAAAGCTTCCATGCCGGGTGAGGGGACAAAAAGTGGTACGTTATCCACCCGTCTCACTTTCACGGAGACCGAAGAGGGAACCATCACGGTTCAATGGAAAACGGGAGACAAGATCAACCTCTGCTTTGTCAGCGAAGATGGCACTGTTGTGCGAACGGTTCCGGATGTACCCGTGGCCAATATCTCGGAAAACGGGAAATATGCAGACTTTGAAATAATCATCCCGGAGGCAATCACTGGTACCTTTCATCTCTATGGCATCTATGGTGCTCCCTTCTCGGAGGCAAACAGCAGCATTGTTGTTTTGCCCGCTCCAGCTGGATCCTCTTCAGGAACTGCACTGAATGATACCGAAGCTGTCAGTGTGATGCGGTTTGCAGCAGAGAACCTCACGGAGACCTCCAGTCCACAGGTCTCCTTCAGTCACATAGGCTCTATCTTTTCCGTCTGGATTTATAACAATACCACATCGCCTCTAAATGTGAATCAGATCAAAGTTTCAAGTGAGAATCATGGTTTCCAATGGTTGAAAAACAGTTCCGGCCAGGCCTTGTTTAATCTGGCAGACAATCAATTTATTGCTCCCAATGTGGGTAGTGATTTGCTCTTTTCCTCTTCCAGCCTCTCCATTGCTCCCTACACGACTAGAAGGCTCTATCGCTGGGTGGTACCGGGTGACGCAATTGATTCCTCCGATACATCGAAAAAAATAGACTTTAGCTGCTATACAGGTTCCTATTTTGTTAATACTGTTTCCGCCAGAACACTCCTGGCAGGTAAGTATTACCGGCTCAAGATGGTCTGGGACGGAAGCATTTTCTCCAATATAAAAACACCCACGGAGAACAACCTTGTCGCCTACTGGCCCTTCGACGGTAATGTCGAAGATGCTGTAGGGTCGAATCATGGCACCCTGTATGGGAATGTTACATTGACAACCGGTCGTAAAGGAGATGTGGACGGTGCCTATCATCTGGACGGAAGCAAGGGTGATTACATCCGTTGTGTGACGCCGGGCATCACCGGATCCGCAGCACGTACCATATCACTGTGGGCAAAGGCCGATGCGCTTTCGACCAGTGTGCAGGCTCTCGTTGCATATGGGGAAGATGATGGCAGTTTCTTTTATGGCAGGCGATTTGAGATAAGCCTGAAAACGGGGAATCTGGTTTTTGACAAAGGAGGTACACAAATCAGCAAACCCTCTTCCTTCGTGATCAACAACCGGTGGAACCACTATACGATCGTTTACAAGGGCAGAGAAGCCGGAGAGACAGTTGACACCCTCTACTTTTATGTAAACGGAACCTACCTCTCACCACTCTATACCAGTTCAACGCAACTCGTGAACACCACTCCCCAGCATCCAATTTATTTCGGATCACTCTATGATAAACAGCGTTACTTTAAAGGGGCAATCGACGAGGTGAGGATGTATGACCGTGCATTGTCTCCTTCCGAGGCGAAAGGACTCTACTACAAGGATTGGTCAAACTGA
- a CDS encoding IS5 family transposase, whose protein sequence is MLGKLPEKGQRDLFRPMLKDFIDMGHELVLLADKIDWSYFEEEFTPLYSQRGAPSVPIRLMVGCLLLKHLYNLGDERIPEYWVRDVYFQYFCGCEFFEHEFPFDPSDFVHFRNRVGEEGIGKIFAYSVQLHGKKLPGQTGFVLSDTTVQENNTTFPTDAKLCKKVIDKCNAIAGSEGIMQRQRYTRESKQLLRDTYNGKHPKRKKRADKAKRRLKTIANIQLRELERKMTEEQKKRYEQTLSLCKRAVNQQKNDKDKIYSLHKPFTRCIAKGKAHKQYEFGNKVGMITTGRKGRKIITAVKAFLGNPYDGDTIEPLLEQMEENKLKLPKELIYDRGGKGRKQIKDVSIITPGKPKVKDTPCQKRQKRNKCRARAAIEPIFGHLKKDFRMEQNYL, encoded by the coding sequence ATGTTAGGAAAATTACCGGAAAAAGGACAACGCGATTTGTTTCGCCCGATGCTGAAAGATTTCATCGATATGGGGCATGAACTCGTTCTTTTGGCAGACAAGATCGATTGGTCATATTTTGAGGAAGAATTTACACCTTTGTATTCACAACGAGGTGCGCCAAGCGTTCCAATCCGTTTGATGGTCGGCTGCCTGCTTTTGAAGCACCTGTACAATCTTGGCGATGAGCGTATTCCCGAGTATTGGGTTCGGGATGTTTATTTCCAGTACTTTTGTGGATGCGAGTTCTTCGAACATGAGTTTCCTTTTGATCCGAGCGATTTTGTCCATTTCCGTAACCGTGTGGGAGAAGAAGGGATAGGAAAAATATTCGCTTACAGCGTACAACTTCACGGTAAAAAACTGCCGGGACAAACCGGGTTTGTTCTTTCGGACACTACTGTTCAAGAAAACAACACCACCTTTCCTACCGATGCCAAGCTTTGCAAAAAGGTTATCGACAAGTGCAATGCCATTGCAGGGAGTGAAGGCATCATGCAACGTCAGCGGTACACCCGTGAAAGTAAACAACTGCTGCGAGACACTTACAACGGCAAGCATCCCAAACGTAAGAAACGGGCAGACAAAGCCAAACGTCGCTTGAAAACGATCGCCAATATCCAACTTCGGGAACTTGAACGTAAAATGACAGAGGAACAAAAGAAACGATACGAACAGACGCTTTCACTCTGCAAGCGTGCAGTGAATCAACAGAAAAACGACAAGGATAAAATCTACAGTCTGCATAAACCCTTTACCCGCTGTATTGCCAAGGGAAAGGCACACAAGCAGTATGAGTTCGGCAATAAAGTGGGGATGATCACCACGGGCAGAAAAGGGCGGAAAATCATCACGGCGGTAAAAGCATTTTTGGGAAACCCATACGACGGCGACACCATAGAACCGTTACTCGAACAGATGGAAGAGAATAAGTTGAAACTACCCAAAGAACTCATTTATGACCGTGGCGGGAAAGGACGAAAGCAGATAAAAGACGTAAGCATTATTACACCCGGCAAGCCCAAAGTCAAAGACACCCCTTGTCAAAAACGGCAGAAACGGAACAAATGCAGAGCCAGAGCGGCAATTGAACCTATTTTCGGACATCTTAAAAAGGATTTCCGTATGGAACAGAATTACTTGTAG